The following proteins are co-located in the Pseudomonas sp. DY-1 genome:
- the gcl gene encoding glyoxylate carboligase encodes MAKMRAIEAAVLVMRREGIDTAFGIPGAAINPLYAALNKIGGIDHVLARHVEGASHMAEGYTRTNAGNIGVCIGTSGPAGTDMVTGLYSASADSIPILCITGQAPRARLHKEDFQAVDITSIVKPVTKWATTVLEPGQVPYAFQKAFYEMRSGRPGPVLIDLPFDVQMAEIEFDIDAYQPLQVLKPSASRIQAEKALAMLNDADRPLLVAGGGIINADASAKLVEFAELTGVPVIPTLMGWGTIPDDHPLMAGMCGLQTSHRYGNATVLESDLVFGIGNRWANRHTGSVDVYTQGRRFIHVDIEPTQIGRVFTPDLGIVSDAGSALDAFLEVAREWKAAGKLKDRSAWVESCRERKRTMQRKTHFDNVPVKPQRVYEEMNEFFGKDTCYVSTIGLSQIAGAQFLHVYKPRHWINCGQAGPLGWTVPAALGVVKADPTRPVVALSGDYDFQFMIEELAVGAQFNLPYIHVLVNNSYLGLIRQAQRGFEIDFCVQLSFENVNAPELNGYGVDHVAVVEGLGCKAIRVFDANDLQAAFAKAKQLMEEFRVPVVVEVILERVTNISMGTEINAINEFEELAQSGADAPTAISLLD; translated from the coding sequence ATGGCCAAAATGAGAGCAATCGAGGCTGCCGTCCTGGTGATGCGTCGCGAAGGCATCGACACCGCGTTCGGCATCCCCGGCGCCGCCATCAACCCGCTGTACGCAGCCCTGAACAAGATCGGCGGCATTGACCATGTACTGGCCCGTCACGTCGAAGGCGCCTCGCACATGGCTGAGGGTTACACCCGCACCAACGCGGGTAATATCGGCGTCTGCATCGGCACTTCCGGCCCTGCCGGCACCGACATGGTCACCGGTCTGTACTCGGCATCCGCCGACTCCATCCCGATCCTCTGCATCACCGGCCAGGCTCCGCGTGCCCGTCTGCACAAGGAAGACTTCCAGGCCGTCGATATCACCAGCATCGTCAAGCCGGTCACCAAGTGGGCAACCACCGTTCTCGAGCCGGGCCAGGTTCCCTATGCGTTCCAGAAGGCCTTCTACGAGATGCGCAGCGGCCGTCCGGGCCCGGTGCTGATCGACCTGCCGTTCGACGTGCAGATGGCCGAGATCGAATTCGACATCGACGCCTATCAGCCGCTGCAGGTGCTGAAGCCGTCCGCCAGCCGCATCCAGGCCGAGAAGGCCCTGGCCATGCTGAACGACGCTGACCGCCCGCTGCTCGTAGCGGGTGGCGGCATCATCAATGCCGACGCCTCTGCCAAGCTGGTCGAGTTCGCCGAACTGACCGGCGTACCGGTCATCCCGACCCTGATGGGCTGGGGCACCATCCCTGATGACCACCCGCTGATGGCTGGCATGTGTGGTCTGCAGACCTCGCACCGTTACGGCAACGCCACCGTGCTGGAATCCGACCTGGTGTTCGGCATCGGCAACCGTTGGGCCAACCGCCACACCGGTTCCGTCGACGTCTACACCCAGGGCCGCCGCTTCATCCACGTGGACATCGAACCTACCCAGATCGGCCGCGTGTTCACCCCGGACCTCGGCATCGTTTCCGACGCGGGCTCCGCACTCGACGCATTCCTGGAAGTCGCCCGTGAGTGGAAAGCCGCTGGCAAGCTGAAGGACCGCAGCGCCTGGGTCGAATCCTGCCGTGAGCGCAAGCGCACCATGCAGCGCAAGACCCACTTCGACAACGTGCCGGTCAAGCCGCAGCGCGTGTACGAAGAGATGAACGAGTTCTTCGGCAAGGACACCTGCTACGTCAGCACCATCGGCCTGTCGCAGATCGCCGGTGCCCAGTTCCTGCACGTCTACAAGCCGCGCCACTGGATCAACTGTGGCCAGGCGGGCCCGCTGGGCTGGACCGTTCCGGCCGCCCTGGGCGTGGTCAAGGCCGACCCGACCCGCCCGGTCGTGGCGCTGTCCGGCGACTATGACTTCCAGTTCATGATCGAAGAGCTGGCCGTGGGTGCGCAGTTCAACCTGCCCTACATCCACGTACTGGTGAACAACTCCTACCTGGGCCTGATCCGTCAGGCGCAACGCGGCTTCGAGATCGACTTCTGCGTGCAGCTGTCCTTCGAGAACGTCAACGCTCCGGAACTCAACGGCTACGGCGTGGACCACGTCGCAGTGGTCGAGGGTCTGGGCTGCAAGGCGATTCGCGTGTTCGACGCCAACGATTTGCAGGCAGCCTTCGCCAAGGCCAAGCAACTGATGGAAGAGTTCCGCGTGCCGGTCGTGGTCGAGGTCATCCTGGAGCGTGTCACCAACATCTCCATGGGTACCGAGATCAACGCCATCAACGAGTTCGAGGAGCTGGCCCAGTCTGGCGCCGACGCTCCGACCGCCATCTCGCTGCTGGATTGA
- the hyi gene encoding hydroxypyruvate isomerase, whose amino-acid sequence MPRFAANLSMLFTEVDFLDRFAAAAEAGFSGVEYLFPYDFPVEEIRARLDANKLEQVLFNLPAGDWGKGERGIACHPDRVEEFRAGVDRAIAYAKVLGNTQINCLAGIRPQGYDCATVENTFVENLKFAAEKLQAAGIKLVMEAINTRDIPGFYLNNTKQALAIREKVGSANLFLQYDIYHMQIMEGDLARTVESNLAAINHVQLADNPGRNEPGTGEINYRFLFAHLDRIGYQGWIGCEYKPATTTAAGLGWLKTHNAI is encoded by the coding sequence ATGCCCCGTTTTGCCGCCAACCTGTCCATGCTGTTCACCGAAGTGGACTTCCTGGATCGTTTCGCCGCTGCCGCCGAAGCCGGCTTCAGCGGTGTCGAATACCTCTTCCCCTACGACTTCCCGGTAGAGGAAATCCGCGCACGTCTGGACGCCAACAAGCTGGAACAGGTGCTGTTCAACCTGCCCGCCGGTGATTGGGGCAAAGGCGAGCGTGGCATCGCCTGCCACCCTGACCGCGTGGAAGAGTTCCGCGCTGGCGTGGACAGGGCCATCGCTTACGCCAAGGTACTGGGCAATACCCAGATCAACTGCCTGGCCGGCATCCGTCCGCAGGGTTACGACTGCGCGACCGTCGAGAACACCTTCGTTGAAAACCTCAAGTTCGCCGCGGAGAAGCTCCAGGCAGCCGGCATCAAGCTGGTGATGGAAGCCATCAACACTCGCGACATCCCCGGCTTCTACCTGAACAACACCAAGCAGGCGCTGGCCATTCGCGAGAAGGTCGGCAGCGCCAACCTGTTCCTGCAGTACGACATCTACCACATGCAGATCATGGAAGGAGACCTGGCGCGTACCGTCGAGTCCAACCTCGCCGCGATCAACCATGTGCAGCTTGCCGACAACCCTGGCCGCAACGAGCCGGGCACCGGCGAGATCAACTACCGCTTCCTCTTCGCGCACCTGGACCGCATCGGCTACCAGGGCTGGATCGGCTGTGAATACAAGCCGGCCACCACCACCGCTGCCGGCCTGGGCTGGCTGAAAACCCATAACGCCATCTAA
- a CDS encoding 2-hydroxy-3-oxopropionate reductase: protein MAKIGFIGTGIMGKPMAQNLQKAGHTLFFSEHFDKAPADLLGDNGVALANPKEVAQEAEFIIVMVPDTPQVDDVLFRKDGVAEGVGAGKVVIDMSSISPTATKVFAEKIKATGAAYLDAPVSGGEVGAKAATLSIMVGGCPNAFERALPLFQAMGKNITRVGGNGDGQTAKVANQIIVALNIQAVAEALLFAAKNGADPAKVREALMGGFAGSKILEVHGERMIKGTFDPGFRISLHQKDLNLALSGARELGLNLPNTANAQQVFSTCAALGGSNWDHSGLIKGLEHMSNFSIREE, encoded by the coding sequence ATGGCCAAGATCGGATTCATCGGCACCGGCATCATGGGCAAGCCCATGGCTCAGAACCTGCAGAAAGCCGGCCACACCCTGTTCTTCTCCGAGCACTTCGACAAGGCTCCGGCCGACCTGCTGGGTGACAACGGCGTCGCCCTGGCCAACCCGAAAGAGGTTGCCCAGGAAGCCGAATTCATCATCGTCATGGTGCCGGACACCCCCCAGGTCGACGACGTCCTGTTCCGTAAGGACGGCGTGGCTGAAGGCGTTGGCGCCGGCAAGGTCGTGATCGACATGAGCTCCATCTCCCCCACCGCCACCAAGGTCTTCGCCGAGAAAATCAAGGCGACTGGCGCCGCTTACCTGGACGCCCCGGTATCCGGCGGTGAGGTAGGTGCCAAGGCCGCGACCCTGAGCATCATGGTCGGTGGCTGCCCGAATGCCTTCGAACGCGCCCTGCCGCTGTTCCAGGCCATGGGCAAGAACATCACCCGCGTGGGTGGCAACGGTGACGGCCAGACCGCCAAGGTGGCCAACCAGATCATCGTTGCCCTGAACATCCAGGCCGTAGCCGAAGCCCTGCTGTTCGCCGCCAAAAATGGCGCCGATCCGGCCAAGGTACGTGAAGCCCTGATGGGTGGCTTCGCTGGCTCCAAGATCCTGGAAGTCCACGGCGAGCGCATGATCAAGGGTACCTTCGATCCGGGCTTCCGCATCAGCCTGCACCAGAAGGACCTGAACCTGGCACTGTCCGGCGCCCGCGAACTGGGCCTGAACCTGCCGAACACCGCCAATGCCCAGCAAGTGTTCAGCACCTGCGCGGCCCTTGGTGGTAGCAACTGGGACCACTCCGGCCTGATCAAGGGCCTGGAGCACATGTCCAACTTCTCGATTCGCGAGGAGTGA
- a CDS encoding glycerate kinase: MSLDPKAFLRDLFATAIAAAHPRQVLADHLPADRSSRVIVIGAGKAAAAMAEVIEQEWRGEISGLVVTRYGHGANCKKIEVVEAAHPVPDAAGLETAKRVLELVSNLNESDRVIFLLSGGGSSLLALPAEGLTLKDKQAINKALLRSGASISEMNCVRKHLSAIKGGRLAKACWPATVYTYAISDVPGDEATVIASGPTVADPTTSAEALAILARYEIDVPRHVHAWLQDPRSETVKPGDPCLSRSHFQLIATPQQSLDAAAEKVRAAGLTPLILGDLEGESREVAKVHAGIARQVVLHGQPIKPPCVILSGGETTVTVRGSGRGGRNAEFLLSLTNALKGLPGVYALAGDTDGIDGSEDNAGAIMTPCSYARAARQELSASDELDNNNGYGYFAALGDLIVTEPTRTNVNDFRAILILESPENDA, from the coding sequence ATGTCCCTCGATCCCAAAGCCTTCCTGCGCGACCTGTTCGCCACTGCCATCGCCGCCGCACATCCACGCCAGGTCCTGGCCGACCACTTGCCCGCCGACCGTTCCAGTCGCGTAATCGTCATCGGCGCCGGCAAGGCAGCCGCGGCCATGGCAGAGGTTATCGAGCAGGAATGGCGGGGTGAAATCTCCGGCCTGGTGGTAACCCGCTACGGCCATGGCGCGAACTGCAAGAAGATCGAAGTGGTCGAAGCCGCCCACCCAGTACCTGACGCCGCCGGCCTGGAAACCGCCAAGCGTGTGCTCGAACTGGTGAGCAACCTCAACGAATCCGACCGGGTGATCTTCCTGCTCTCCGGCGGCGGTTCCTCGCTGCTCGCCCTGCCCGCCGAGGGCCTGACCCTCAAGGACAAGCAGGCCATCAACAAAGCCCTGCTGAGGTCCGGCGCCTCCATCTCCGAGATGAACTGCGTGCGCAAACACCTCTCGGCGATCAAGGGGGGCCGCCTGGCGAAGGCTTGCTGGCCGGCAACCGTCTATACCTATGCGATTTCCGACGTACCGGGCGACGAGGCCACCGTGATCGCCTCCGGCCCCACCGTAGCCGACCCGACCACTTCAGCCGAAGCCCTGGCGATCCTCGCCCGCTATGAAATCGACGTACCACGCCACGTGCACGCCTGGCTGCAGGACCCTCGCTCGGAAACCGTCAAACCGGGTGATCCCTGCCTGTCCCGCAGTCACTTCCAGTTGATCGCTACCCCCCAGCAGTCCCTCGATGCCGCCGCCGAGAAAGTCCGCGCCGCCGGCCTCACCCCGCTGATCCTCGGCGATCTGGAAGGCGAATCCCGCGAAGTCGCCAAGGTGCATGCCGGCATCGCCCGCCAGGTCGTACTGCATGGCCAGCCGATCAAGCCGCCGTGCGTGATCCTCTCTGGCGGCGAAACGACTGTGACCGTACGCGGCAGTGGCCGGGGCGGGCGTAACGCCGAGTTCCTGCTGAGCCTGACCAATGCCCTGAAGGGCCTGCCGGGCGTCTACGCCCTGGCCGGCGACACCGACGGCATCGACGGTTCCGAAGACAATGCCGGCGCCATCATGACTCCCTGCAGCTACGCCCGCGCCGCCAGGCAGGAGCTGTCCGCCAGCGACGAACTGGACAACAACAACGGATACGGGTATTTCGCCGCACTCGGTGACCTCATCGTCACTGAACCGACCCGTACCAACGTGAACGACTTCCGCGCCATCCTGATTCTCGAGAGCCCTGAAAATGACGCCTGA
- the pyk gene encoding pyruvate kinase, translating to MTPDKKVKILATLGPAIKGIDDIRQLVEAGVNLFRLNFSHGEHADHAQRYQWVREVERQLNYPIGILMDLQGPKLRVGRFADGKVNLERGQAFRLDLDSTPGDARRVNLPHPEIIEALEPGMNLLLDDGRLRLQVTASHADAVETTVIAGGELSDRKGVNVPEAVLQLSPLTAKDRRDLDFGLDLGVDWVALSFVQRPEDIIEARELIKGRAFLMAKIEKPSAVVHLEEIARLCDAIMVARGDLGVEVPAENVPRIQKDIIRTCRQLGRPVVVATQMLESMRFSPAPTRAEVTDVANAVAEGADAVMLSAETASGDYPLETVQMMSKIIRQVENGPDFQNQLDVSRPQAEATASDAISCAIRRISSILPVVALVNYTESGSSSLRASRERPKAPILSLTPNLHTARRLTVAWGIYSVVNERLHKVEEVTSTALEIAQAQGMAKRGDTVVITAGVPFGQPGSTNSLRIETLN from the coding sequence ATGACGCCTGACAAGAAAGTAAAAATCCTCGCCACCCTCGGTCCGGCGATCAAAGGCATCGACGACATCCGCCAACTGGTGGAAGCCGGCGTCAACCTGTTCCGCCTGAACTTCAGCCACGGCGAGCACGCCGATCACGCCCAGCGCTATCAGTGGGTGCGTGAGGTCGAGCGCCAACTGAACTACCCGATCGGCATCCTGATGGACCTGCAAGGCCCGAAACTGCGCGTCGGCCGCTTCGCCGACGGCAAGGTCAACCTTGAGCGTGGTCAGGCCTTCCGCCTGGATCTGGACAGCACTCCCGGCGACGCTCGCCGAGTCAACCTGCCTCATCCGGAGATCATCGAAGCCCTGGAGCCCGGCATGAACCTGCTGCTGGACGACGGTCGCCTGCGCCTGCAAGTGACCGCCAGTCACGCCGATGCAGTGGAAACCACTGTGATCGCCGGTGGCGAACTGTCCGATCGCAAGGGCGTCAACGTGCCGGAAGCAGTGCTGCAGCTCTCGCCGCTGACCGCCAAGGACCGTCGCGACCTGGACTTCGGTCTGGACCTGGGTGTGGACTGGGTCGCCCTGTCCTTCGTACAGCGCCCTGAAGACATCATCGAAGCTCGTGAGCTGATCAAGGGCCGCGCCTTCCTCATGGCCAAGATCGAGAAGCCCTCGGCCGTCGTGCATCTGGAAGAGATCGCGCGCCTCTGTGACGCCATCATGGTCGCCCGTGGTGACCTGGGCGTCGAAGTGCCGGCAGAGAATGTGCCGCGCATTCAGAAAGACATCATCCGCACCTGCCGCCAACTGGGCCGTCCGGTTGTAGTCGCCACCCAGATGCTGGAATCCATGCGCTTCTCCCCTGCCCCGACCCGCGCCGAGGTGACCGACGTCGCCAACGCCGTGGCCGAGGGCGCCGACGCTGTGATGCTGTCCGCTGAAACCGCTTCCGGCGACTACCCGCTGGAGACCGTGCAGATGATGAGCAAGATCATTCGCCAGGTGGAGAACGGCCCGGACTTCCAGAACCAGCTCGATGTCAGCCGCCCGCAGGCCGAAGCTACCGCGTCCGACGCCATCAGCTGCGCCATCCGCCGAATCAGCAGCATCCTGCCGGTAGTCGCACTGGTGAACTACACCGAGTCCGGCAGTTCCAGCCTGCGCGCTTCCCGCGAGCGGCCCAAGGCGCCGATCCTCAGCCTGACGCCGAATCTCCATACCGCACGTCGCCTGACCGTGGCCTGGGGTATCTACTCGGTCGTCAACGAACGCCTGCACAAGGTCGAAGAAGTCACCAGCACTGCACTGGAGATTGCCCAGGCCCAAGGCATGGCCAAGCGTGGCGATACCGTGGTGATCACCGCGGGCGTGCCTTTCGGCCAGCCGGGCAGCACCAACAGCCTGCGGATCGAGACCTTGAATTGA
- a CDS encoding urea transporter — MYRLPLRPEVRSWASAQLNGFSQIFLQRHPGCGALILLAIAVGAPNLLGGALLGGAASWLTAVRRRYAPDDIEAGLYGYNGVLLGLLLSARFEPSLYLALLILCASGLSSLLLNALLKAVRQHNWLPAYTAPFVGLGWILLALGGPLELTPTTTAGTTLHSGWIDTPMAIIRGIGQVIFLDQPTAGALVLGALFLAGWRVGLWALLGSSTALVLALLQGMPMQAVLVGLFSLNGALIALALGKDLRRPWCALAGILLGIALQPGFAALGLPAMTAPFILACWLVLVAKRMMGLAQPAPSRTL, encoded by the coding sequence ATGTACCGACTGCCCCTACGACCCGAAGTCCGTAGCTGGGCTTCTGCCCAGTTGAACGGTTTCAGCCAGATATTCCTCCAGCGCCACCCCGGTTGCGGCGCGCTGATACTGCTTGCCATCGCGGTGGGCGCTCCCAACTTGCTGGGCGGCGCCCTGCTCGGCGGAGCTGCTTCCTGGCTCACCGCAGTACGCCGCCGCTATGCCCCCGACGACATCGAGGCCGGGCTCTACGGCTACAACGGTGTGCTGCTTGGCCTGCTACTGAGTGCGCGCTTCGAACCCTCGCTCTACCTGGCGCTGCTGATCCTCTGCGCCAGCGGCTTGTCCAGCCTGCTGCTCAACGCCCTGCTCAAGGCAGTCCGCCAGCACAACTGGCTTCCCGCCTATACCGCACCCTTCGTCGGTCTCGGCTGGATACTGCTGGCCCTGGGAGGACCGCTGGAACTGACACCCACTACCACCGCTGGCACTACGCTGCATTCCGGGTGGATAGACACGCCTATGGCGATCATCCGGGGCATCGGCCAGGTGATATTTCTCGACCAGCCAACAGCCGGCGCGCTGGTACTGGGAGCTCTTTTCCTAGCGGGATGGCGAGTGGGGCTCTGGGCGCTGCTGGGATCCAGTACTGCGCTGGTCCTGGCGCTTCTCCAGGGAATGCCGATGCAGGCGGTGCTGGTTGGACTGTTCAGCCTCAACGGAGCGCTGATCGCCCTTGCACTGGGCAAAGATCTGCGTCGCCCCTGGTGCGCACTGGCCGGCATCCTACTGGGCATTGCCCTTCAACCCGGTTTCGCCGCCCTTGGCCTGCCAGCCATGACCGCTCCCTTTATCCTTGCATGCTGGCTGGTGCTGGTGGCCAAGCGAATGATGGGGCTGGCACAACCTGCGCCGTCGCGAACCTTGTAG
- a CDS encoding FimV/HubP family polar landmark protein, producing MHSALNQPLDAEIELLEVGDLNDSEIKVRLASADDFERAGVDRFIFLNDLRFSPVIRGSGSRIRVVSNQPVREPYLNFIVEVARPNGKLLREYTLLLDPPGSAYTASSAPVTPVREAVFATAPVAKVQPKPAPAATQGRQYKVVRGDSLWAISKRLSAGSGMSQQQMLDGIYSLNPQAFPDGDLNRLHAGQSLLLPDSVVQASVPVAAAPVAVPNQAQAPEPVVAAPSGSTLDELTQAQQRVDSSIAQGEAERAELRQHIAELQAKLDAMQQQLSGSDQQMTSLQQQVQQITTAPVAGEAPQAQPVPAPAIIPAAQATERTVLAPVQTGSSGISPVWWAIMVSGLVLLFLLDWVLLRRSRREAQEQELEEAQTTGKAKVAFQHRHEEVQPVAPVMPKLVPVAAVAASPMVVAMPAAKLNPDALEGANIYIAYGRWREALAVLRPAVALEPQRLDLRYRLLEVLGELRDTVAFTLEEAALRDLHADAGRLAAICARYADLGAVAPSEPVFVLDEAAPALAEASNEHIESAQSDFDGYPLDADWEQVSPFKTAEPKRKATVVQAFATVEDDLGFPTNLQELPEVFELTLDADTLSPFGELPELPQAENLDELTAEFVDPMVSLEELDMLDARQENLTKLNLALAYIKQGNIEAACSILNEVISEGDDQQKQEARDLLAKIA from the coding sequence TTGCATTCCGCCCTGAACCAGCCACTGGATGCCGAAATCGAATTGCTCGAAGTCGGCGATCTCAACGACAGCGAAATCAAAGTCAGACTGGCCTCGGCCGATGACTTCGAGCGTGCCGGTGTCGACCGCTTCATCTTTCTCAACGACCTTCGCTTCAGCCCGGTGATCCGTGGCTCGGGCAGCCGCATCCGCGTGGTTTCCAACCAGCCGGTTCGCGAGCCCTACCTGAATTTCATCGTCGAAGTGGCTCGCCCCAATGGCAAGTTGCTGCGCGAATACACCCTGCTGCTGGATCCGCCCGGTTCGGCCTACACTGCAAGCAGCGCACCGGTTACACCGGTCCGTGAGGCAGTTTTCGCAACTGCTCCGGTCGCAAAGGTACAACCCAAGCCAGCACCCGCCGCCACCCAAGGCAGGCAATACAAGGTTGTACGGGGTGACAGTCTCTGGGCGATCTCCAAACGCCTCAGTGCGGGCAGTGGCATGAGCCAACAGCAAATGCTGGATGGCATCTACTCCCTCAATCCTCAGGCATTCCCGGATGGTGATCTTAATCGCCTGCATGCCGGCCAGTCCTTGCTGCTGCCGGATAGCGTTGTGCAGGCCAGCGTTCCTGTTGCAGCAGCGCCGGTCGCTGTGCCGAACCAGGCTCAGGCACCGGAACCGGTGGTCGCCGCTCCGTCCGGATCGACACTGGACGAACTGACCCAGGCCCAGCAACGAGTGGATTCCAGCATCGCCCAGGGCGAAGCCGAACGCGCAGAACTGCGCCAGCACATCGCCGAACTCCAGGCCAAGCTGGATGCTATGCAGCAGCAATTGAGCGGCAGCGACCAGCAGATGACCTCGCTGCAGCAGCAAGTCCAGCAGATCACTACTGCCCCGGTGGCAGGTGAGGCTCCGCAAGCTCAGCCAGTACCCGCTCCTGCGATCATTCCTGCCGCCCAGGCCACGGAACGGACTGTGCTGGCGCCGGTGCAAACAGGCAGTTCCGGTATCAGTCCAGTCTGGTGGGCGATCATGGTGTCCGGGCTGGTGCTGTTGTTCCTTCTGGATTGGGTGCTGCTGCGCCGCTCCCGTCGCGAGGCCCAGGAGCAGGAGCTGGAAGAAGCCCAGACCACCGGAAAGGCCAAGGTGGCCTTCCAGCATCGCCACGAAGAGGTACAGCCAGTTGCCCCGGTAATGCCGAAACTGGTGCCGGTCGCAGCCGTCGCAGCATCGCCGATGGTCGTCGCGATGCCCGCTGCCAAGCTCAATCCCGATGCACTGGAAGGCGCCAACATCTATATCGCCTATGGCCGCTGGCGCGAAGCCCTCGCCGTGCTGCGTCCGGCCGTTGCGCTGGAACCCCAGCGCCTGGATCTGCGCTACCGCCTGCTGGAAGTGCTGGGCGAGTTGCGTGACACGGTTGCCTTCACCCTCGAAGAAGCTGCCCTGCGAGATCTGCATGCCGATGCAGGGCGCCTGGCTGCTATTTGTGCCCGTTATGCAGACTTGGGTGCGGTGGCTCCGAGCGAGCCGGTGTTCGTACTGGATGAAGCAGCTCCGGCTCTGGCCGAGGCCAGCAACGAGCACATCGAGAGCGCGCAATCCGATTTCGATGGCTATCCGCTGGATGCCGATTGGGAGCAGGTCAGCCCGTTCAAGACGGCCGAGCCCAAGCGCAAGGCAACTGTGGTCCAGGCCTTCGCGACCGTGGAGGACGACCTGGGCTTCCCGACCAATCTCCAGGAGCTGCCGGAAGTCTTCGAGTTGACCCTGGACGCCGATACCCTGAGCCCCTTCGGCGAGCTGCCAGAGCTGCCACAGGCCGAGAACCTGGACGAGCTCACGGCCGAGTTCGTCGATCCGATGGTCAGCCTGGAAGAACTGGACATGCTGGATGCCCGTCAGGAGAACCTCACCAAGCTGAACCTGGCGCTTGCGTACATCAAGCAAGGCAATATTGAGGCGGCCTGCAGCATCCTCAACGAGGTCATCAGTGAAGGTGACGACCAGCAGAAACAGGAAGCGCGTGACTTGCTGGCGAAGATCGCCTGA
- a CDS encoding DHA2 family efflux MFS transporter permease subunit, translating into MGQDLEALHQRFGARYPQWLLGLLMLGSMAMILASTSINVALPAIMFDFNVGRPLAQWLSTGFLAAMTAGLLLAAWCQSRLGARRTVQLGLGLFSVASLLALVADAAWQLIALRIVMGACAGIIQPLAMVLIFRVYSEGGRGLALGIYGLGIMVAPTLGPTVGGYLIDHFGWGAVFWLPLPLCLLALLGAQWLMPSVRDRNTPGVDLRAFILLSVALFALLGALAEAQRFGWMAPSAWVPGLLGLGCAVAFLRRSRACERPLLPLQLWRHAAFRKASWVALVLGLGLYGSTYLIPLFLQTVEGYSAGKAGLLLLPTGVVLGLASFVGGWASDRLSAASMLVFGLLVFAVSSAALGLAGQGAAFLELCGWACVGRLGLGLLLPAMSTGALDVLNAEELALGAGAITFVRQLGGAFGVNLLTFFLEWRHAAEGGNAAAEALAFEQSFWLVALLFLLAVVPAWGVRSARV; encoded by the coding sequence ATGGGGCAGGATCTGGAAGCGCTGCACCAGCGCTTCGGCGCACGCTATCCGCAATGGCTGTTGGGCCTGTTGATGCTCGGCAGCATGGCGATGATTCTCGCTTCCACCAGCATCAACGTCGCACTGCCGGCGATCATGTTCGACTTCAACGTCGGACGGCCGCTGGCTCAATGGCTTTCAACCGGGTTCCTCGCCGCGATGACGGCTGGTTTGCTACTGGCCGCCTGGTGCCAGTCTCGGCTGGGCGCGCGGCGTACCGTGCAGCTCGGGCTTGGTCTGTTCAGCGTAGCGTCATTGCTGGCGCTGGTTGCGGATGCGGCCTGGCAGCTGATTGCCCTGCGCATTGTCATGGGCGCCTGTGCCGGCATCATCCAGCCGTTGGCGATGGTACTCATCTTTCGCGTCTACTCCGAAGGCGGTCGTGGCCTGGCGCTGGGTATCTATGGCTTGGGCATCATGGTGGCGCCAACCCTCGGACCAACCGTCGGTGGCTATCTGATCGATCACTTCGGCTGGGGGGCGGTGTTCTGGCTTCCCTTGCCGCTGTGCCTGTTGGCCTTACTCGGGGCCCAGTGGCTGATGCCCAGCGTGCGCGACCGCAATACGCCTGGCGTGGATCTCCGCGCCTTCATCTTGCTCAGCGTTGCGCTCTTCGCCCTGCTTGGAGCCTTGGCCGAGGCTCAGCGTTTCGGCTGGATGGCGCCTAGCGCCTGGGTGCCAGGACTTCTAGGCCTGGGATGCGCTGTGGCCTTCCTGCGGCGCAGTCGTGCCTGCGAGCGGCCGCTGCTGCCATTGCAGCTTTGGCGTCATGCCGCGTTCCGCAAGGCAAGCTGGGTCGCACTGGTGCTCGGGCTGGGGTTGTACGGCTCCACCTACCTGATTCCTCTCTTCCTGCAGACGGTGGAAGGGTACAGTGCCGGCAAGGCGGGTCTGCTCCTGCTACCGACCGGCGTGGTGCTGGGGCTGGCGTCTTTCGTCGGTGGCTGGGCCAGCGACCGCCTCTCGGCAGCCTCCATGCTGGTATTCGGCCTATTGGTGTTCGCGGTTTCGTCAGCTGCCTTGGGACTGGCTGGGCAAGGTGCTGCATTCCTGGAGCTGTGCGGGTGGGCCTGTGTCGGCCGCCTCGGCCTCGGGTTGCTCCTGCCCGCCATGAGCACGGGAGCGTTGGATGTCCTGAATGCAGAAGAGCTGGCGCTGGGCGCCGGCGCGATCACCTTCGTCCGCCAACTGGGTGGCGCCTTCGGGGTCAACCTGCTTACCTTCTTCCTGGAGTGGCGCCATGCTGCCGAGGGGGGGAATGCCGCGGCTGAGGCACTGGCGTTTGAACAGAGCTTCTGGCTGGTTGCGCTACTCTTCCTGTTGGCGGTGGTGCCTGCCTGGGGCGTGCGCTCTGCAAGGGTATGA